One region of Streptomyces subrutilus genomic DNA includes:
- a CDS encoding HhH-GPD-type base excision DNA repair protein has protein sequence MDKDITIRLAQQPEADALLSRSPLAALVGMLLDQQVPMEWAFSGPWTIARRLGSDDLDAHAIAAYDPEAFAALLSDKPAVHRYPGSMAKRIQQLCAYLVEHYGGDAEAVWAGVGTGEELLARLKALPGFGEQKAQIFLALLGKRLGVRPRGWREAAGGYGPADVYRSAADITGPESLAKVRAHKQEMKAAAKAAKASG, from the coding sequence ATGGACAAGGACATCACCATCCGGCTGGCGCAGCAGCCGGAGGCCGACGCGCTGCTCTCCCGCAGCCCCCTCGCCGCCCTCGTCGGGATGCTGCTGGACCAGCAGGTGCCGATGGAATGGGCCTTCTCGGGGCCCTGGACGATCGCCCGGCGGCTCGGCTCCGACGACCTGGACGCGCACGCCATCGCCGCGTACGACCCGGAGGCCTTCGCCGCCCTGCTCTCGGACAAGCCCGCCGTGCACCGCTATCCCGGGTCGATGGCGAAGCGGATCCAGCAGCTGTGCGCGTACCTGGTGGAGCACTACGGCGGGGACGCCGAGGCCGTCTGGGCCGGGGTCGGCACCGGGGAGGAACTGCTGGCGCGCCTCAAGGCGCTGCCCGGCTTCGGCGAACAGAAGGCCCAGATCTTCCTCGCCCTGCTCGGCAAGCGGCTCGGCGTGCGCCCCCGGGGCTGGCGGGAGGCGGCGGGAGGCTACGGGCCCGCGGACGTCTACCGCTCGGCGGCCGACATCACCGGACCGGAATCCCTGGCCAAGGTCCGGGCGCACAAGCAGGAGATGAAGGCCGCGGCCAAAGCGGCGAAGGCGTCGGGATGA
- a CDS encoding VOC family protein codes for MGEFTEGAPCWVDAMFADVEAAKTFYGDVLGWTFGEASTEYGNYTQAYSGGKAVAAVVPPMPGADAPSQWCLYLHSSDVGATAEKVASNGGEVLMGPMQVASFGSMLIAKEPSGAVFGVWQPGEHKGFEKMGEAGAYAWAEVFTREPDKPDAFLPSVFPYTTQRMDPGDDPDPADMDFSVYCVGGPENPVLGRMRMGEEFPPQVPSYIQVYFGVPNCDEAVEKVKKHGGQLHFGPMDSPFGRFAAVADQQGAAFAVIDLSTTVGEMPTFG; via the coding sequence ATGGGTGAGTTCACCGAAGGCGCGCCGTGCTGGGTGGACGCGATGTTCGCCGACGTGGAGGCCGCCAAGACCTTCTACGGGGATGTGCTGGGCTGGACCTTCGGCGAGGCCAGCACCGAGTACGGCAACTACACGCAGGCGTACTCCGGCGGGAAGGCCGTCGCCGCCGTGGTGCCCCCGATGCCCGGCGCGGACGCCCCGTCGCAGTGGTGCCTGTACCTCCACTCGTCGGACGTGGGGGCCACGGCGGAGAAGGTCGCCTCGAACGGCGGCGAGGTGCTGATGGGCCCGATGCAGGTGGCCAGTTTCGGCTCGATGCTGATCGCGAAGGAGCCCAGCGGCGCGGTCTTCGGCGTCTGGCAGCCGGGTGAGCACAAGGGCTTCGAGAAGATGGGCGAGGCCGGCGCGTACGCCTGGGCGGAGGTCTTCACCCGGGAGCCCGACAAGCCGGACGCCTTCCTGCCGAGCGTCTTCCCGTACACCACCCAGCGGATGGACCCGGGCGACGACCCGGACCCGGCCGACATGGACTTCTCGGTCTACTGCGTCGGCGGCCCCGAGAACCCGGTGCTGGGCCGGATGAGGATGGGCGAGGAGTTCCCGCCGCAGGTCCCCTCCTACATCCAGGTGTACTTCGGCGTCCCGAACTGCGACGAGGCGGTCGAGAAGGTGAAGAAACACGGCGGGCAGCTGCACTTCGGCCCGATGGACAGCCCGTTCGGCCGCTTCGCGGCAGTGGCGGACCAGCAGGGCGCGGCCTTCGCCGTGATCGACCTGTCGACGACGGTCGGCGAGATGCCGACGTTCGGCTGA